The Trichoderma atroviride chromosome 5, complete sequence genome contains a region encoding:
- a CDS encoding uncharacterized protein (MEROPS:MER0004893), with amino-acid sequence MSEPNQSSPTSGRVRLRDLVPGIQVGAWPTGPKNGITDVPGVLVHTKSIHTADGSVNTGVTTILPRKDWFHNACHAGIFRYNGSGELTGSHWIEETGLLHSPIILTNSFAVGNCYTGIYQHAIKEYSGADGSVDWFLLPVVGETFDGHLNDLTQFAVTPQHVVDGINAASSDPVPEGNTGGGTGMMCQGFKGGTGTSSRVVPGFDSEGNEKSYTVAALVQANYGRMPPLKITGVPVGRILAAEALKNKEAAKAQAEYDAAKDKKDGSIIIVLATDAPLSAIQLQRLAKRATGGLSRVGGYGHNPSGDIFIAFSTANKIPVQTVGSDHRDVDPFKARTLVMETVDDQTINALFEAAADSTEEAIYNVLCKAESLTGFKGNRVDALPLDKVKTILERHLALEQAIQADL; translated from the coding sequence ATGTCCGAGCCGAATCAGTCAAGCCCGACTTCCGGTCGTGTTCGGCTCCGCGATCTCGTCCCCGGCATCCAAGTCGGAGCCTGGCCAACGGGACCCAAGAACGGCATCACCGACGTTCCTGGCGTGCTCGTTCACACGAAATCCATCCACACCGCTGATGGTTCCGTCAACACGGGAGTGACCACCATTCTCCCACGCAAAGATTGGTTCCACAACGCGTGCCACGCAGGCATCTTCCGCTACAATGGCTCGGGAGAGCTGACGGGCAGCCACTGGATTGAAGAGACGGGACTCCTCCACAGCCCCATCATCTTGACAAACAGCTTTGCTGTAGGCAACTGCTACACTGGCATCTATCAGCATGCCATTAAAGAGTACAGCGGAGCCGATGGAAGTGTAGATTGGTTTCTCCTGCCCGTCGTGGGCGAAACGTTTGATGGCCACCTCAACGATCTTACCCAGTTTGCTGTCACGCCGCAGCATGTCGTTGATGGCATCAACGCAGCATCTTCTGATCCAGTTCCAGAGGGCAACACTGGCGGTGGCACGGGCATGATGTGCCAAGGCTTCAAGGGAGGCACCGGCACTTCAAGCCGTGTGGTTCCGGGTTTCGACAGCgaaggaaatgagaagagcTATACCGTTGCGGCCCTGGTACAGGCCAACTACGGCCGGATGCCTCCTCTAAAAATCACCGGTGTCCCCGTAGGAAGGATCCTCGCTGCGGAAGCGTTGAAGAACAAGGAGGCCGCAAAAGCCCAGGCCGAAtatgatgccgccaaggatAAAAAGgacggcagcatcatcatcgtcctcgccaCAGATGCTCCGTTAAGCGCCATTCAACTCCAACGCCTGGCTAAGCGCGCCACAGGCGGCCTGTCTCGTGTTGGTGGCTACGGACACAATCCCAGCGGCGACATTTTCATCGCATTCAGCACGGCAAATAAGATTCCAGTGCAGACCGTGGGCTCTGATCATCGAGACGTTGATCCGTTCAAGGCCAGGACCTTGGTAATGGAGACAGTCGATGACCAAACTATCAATGCCTTATTCGAAGCTGCCGCCGATTCTACTGAAGAGGCTATATACAACGTTCTCTGCAAGGCAGAAAGTTTAACAGGGTTCAAGGGCAATCGCGTGGATGCACTGCCTCTGGATAAAGTTAAGACTATTCTGGAGAGACATCTTGCCTTGGAACAAGCCATCCAGGCAGATTTATAA
- a CDS encoding uncharacterized protein (EggNog:ENOG41~SECRETED:SignalP(1-16)): protein MQSVFLLLWAATLSSAKLFVNYDEKLEGRPKVYTVVKEEVGRLDIPSKSGHTNNDSKVPPGIDLKPREALDILLGKRQTCAQGYGYCPSAGGCCVTNSLCCSYGYCHTQGSACCPTGPCGQGQTCCGVSHCMPTGDQCCEDESHCPAGNNCYLSSLSNGIVCCTDAKCTAHVDDGKTTYARTTTTTHTYTTTYYQTYYWTVTWYYWYYYWTYSIDIQASIVTSTRSTTQTVFSVKTTDAGAASEYFSEKSRTLSLPTPAAATSLESLAGSTSFLSTPSSKDPSPSPSSNPGPSSEPSITEIPSAPLDPIPSTGRPDDNESSSSSESRSSSTTTLLRSGGDDGGSPPKNGGSGSSGAKPLWAGSDWKSLWVLALGVGTGVLAAVL, encoded by the exons ATGCAGTCTGTATTTCTATTGCTCTGGGCTGCCACTCTCTCGAGTGCTAAGCTTTTTGTGAATTATGATGAGAAGCTGGAAGGTCGTCCCAAAGTATACACGGTGgtgaaagaagaagttggGCGACTGGATATTCCATCAAAATCGGGCCATACGAACAATGATAGCAAAGTGCCACCTGGCATTGACTTGAAGCCCAGAGAAGCTCTCGACATCTTGCTCGGCAAGCGCCAAACTTGTGCTCAGGGTTACGGATATTGTCCCA GTGCTGGAGGATGCTGCGTCACGAATagcctttgctgctcttaTGGGTATTGCCATACTCAAGGATCCGCGTGCTGTCCGACTGGTCCATGTGGCCAAGGCCAGACTTGTTGCGGCGTCAGCCACTGCATGCCCACAGGAGATCAATGCTGTGAAGACGAATCTCATTGCCCTGCAGGCAATAACTGTTATCTTTCTTCACTGTCCAACGGCATTGTTTGTTGCACCGACGCAAAATGCACGGCTCacgttgatgatggaaagaCTACTTACGCTCGAACAACCACGACAACGCACACGTATACTACTACGTATTATCAAACCTACTACTGGACGGTAACTTG GTACTATTGGTATTATTACTGGACGTACTCGATCGACATTCAAGCATCCATCGTGACCTCCACGCGCTCAACCACCCAAACCGTTTTCAGTGTAAAGACGACCGACGCAGGCGCCGCTTCCGAATACTTCAGCGAAAAGTCTAGAACACTGTCTCTTCCTACacccgctgccgccacctCTCTCGAGTCTTTGGCTGGGAGCACATCATTCCTATCAACGCCATCGTCGAAAGATCCAAGCCCCAGCCCGAGTTCAAACCCAGGTCCCTCTAGTGAGCCAAGCATAACTGAGATACCCAGTGCTCCTTTGGACCCCATCCCCAGCACAGGCAGGCCTGACGATAACGAAAGTAGCAGCTCAAGCGAGAGTCGTAGCAGCTCGACTACTACTCTCCTTCGaagtggtggtgatgatggtggcagTCCTCCAAAGAATGGAGGCAGTGGGTCTTCGGGCGCAAAGCCGTTATGGGCTGGCTCAGACTGGAAGAGTCTTTGGGTTCTTGCGCTTGGTGTTggaactggggtgctggcCGCAGTTCTTTAA